In a genomic window of Actinomycetota bacterium:
- a CDS encoding CDP-alcohol phosphatidyltransferase family protein: MPTQRTGDPVMTVPNVLSATRIAVTPVLVWLIVSDRRMAATVLVAAMGITDFLDGYIARHTGTVSELGVLLDPVSDRIAVIATLATLLWTGTLPAWLGWPVLARDILLSVVFLVLARSGFGSPRVRWVGKAATFLLLTALPMLVLAGPPATASGPLRPAALAVFAAGGVLYYVAAGAYILDIKGWLRARRAARG; encoded by the coding sequence ATGCCGACGCAGCGGACGGGCGACCCGGTCATGACGGTCCCTAACGTCCTGTCGGCCACGCGCATCGCGGTGACCCCGGTGCTGGTGTGGCTGATCGTCTCCGACCGGCGGATGGCAGCCACCGTGCTCGTCGCGGCGATGGGCATCACGGACTTCCTCGACGGCTACATCGCGCGGCACACCGGGACCGTGAGCGAGCTGGGCGTCCTCCTCGACCCGGTGTCCGACCGGATAGCGGTGATCGCGACGCTGGCGACGCTGCTGTGGACCGGGACGCTGCCGGCCTGGCTGGGCTGGCCGGTGCTCGCCCGGGACATCCTGCTGTCCGTGGTGTTCCTCGTGCTCGCGCGGTCCGGGTTCGGGAGCCCGAGGGTCAGGTGGGTGGGTAAGGCGGCCACCTTCCTGCTCCTGACCGCGCTGCCGATGCTCGTGCTGGCCGGACCGCCGGCGACCGCCTCGGGACCGCTGCGCCCAGCCGCCCTGGCCGTGTTCGCAGCCGGTGGGGTCCTTTACTACGTGGCCGCCGGCGCCTACATCCTCGACATCAAGGGATGGTTGAGGGCCCGCCGAGCCGCTCGGGGATAG